One stretch of Zingiber officinale cultivar Zhangliang chromosome 6B, Zo_v1.1, whole genome shotgun sequence DNA includes these proteins:
- the LOC121989034 gene encoding DEAD-box ATP-dependent RNA helicase 32-like → MRRPNTKSHAFRKQRRFSEEQEMKLLDSWIEACQPDSGTNPLAATPPPPDAPAGRTKDGGFSPYAGVRFFRQLPISKKSKDGLAPKYVEMSEIQRATLPHSLCGRDILGAAKTGSGKTLAFIIPVIEKLYRARWVSEDGIGGIIISPTKELAGQLFDELKIVGKHHSLIIGLLIGGCKDVNAEKERVNNLNILICTPGRLLQHMLENPNFDCSQLQILVLDEADRILDAGFREELDAIISYLPRQRQTLLFSATQTKSVKDLARLSLKNPEYISVHDKSVTATPEQLTQFTVIVPLDQKLSMLWSFIKANLKSKILVFLTSCKQVKFVFEAFRKLRPGIPLKCLHGRMKQNARMLTYLQFCEETSVLFSTDVASRGLDFSAVDWVVQADCPEDIATYIHRVGRTARFKNTGKSLLFLMPSEMEMLTRLRAVEPKIPIKLRKAKEPVSISALLASLQVKYPSMQQLAQRAFVTYLRSIYHKKDKEVFDVTNLPIEDFAASLGLSVTPKMRFLKRKLGVNLAPTEATHGEKGPHDAKSIVDNRKLQVNAWSDDVEDKVLIPKESSSFDMGSGKTELGTWVMNKKKLKINLHRPTGTRVKFDDDGNVMPPLAALADTQTVDSSVHLDAVKERYNKLREEMAMRDKEDKLLHYKRLREKRIKEKQKLKRLKEEEGTGDDQSGSDENEERIPKRNKIYFNDDDEDNVVDNEITAEKSACLNKDSATLAAQEALALQLLRSMHS, encoded by the exons ATGCGCCGCCCCAATACTAAGAGCCATGCTTTCCGCAAGCAGCGGCGGTTCTCGGAGGAGCAGGAAATGAAACTTCTTGACTCGTGGATCGAGGCCTGTCAGCCGGATTCCGGTACCAATCCCCTTGCGGCAACCCCTCCTCCGCCCGACGCCCCTGCTGGTCGCACCAAAGACGGTGGCTTTTCACCTTATGCCGGCGTCCGGTTCTTCCGGCAgcttcccatatctaagaagtcCAAGGACGGACTTGCGCCCAAGTACGTGGAGATGAGCGAGATTCAGCGTGCCACGCTGCCCCACTCCCTTTGTGGTCGCGACATCCTCGGCGCTGCCAAGACAGGGTCGGGAAAAACCCTTGCTTTCATCATTCCC GTCATAGAGAAATTGTATAGAGCAAGATGGGTTTCAGAAGATGGTATTGGCGGCATTATAATCTCCCCTACCAAGGAATTAGCTGGACAATTGTTTGATGAGTTGAAAATAGTAGGTAAACACCACAGTCTGATTATCGGCCTTCTGATTGGAGGATGTAAAGATGTTAATGCAGAGAAGGAACGTGTCAATAATCTCAATATTTTGATATGCACGCCGGGTCGACTCCTCCAACACATGTTAGAGAATCCAAACTTTGATTGTTCACAGCTCCAA ATCTTAGTTCTTGACGAGGCTGATCGGATTCTCGATGCTGGTTTTAGGGAAGAGCTGGATGCCATCATCTCTTATCTTCCCAGGCAAAGGCAGACCCTGCTATTCTCTGCAACACAAACAAAGTCAGTTAAGGATCTGGCTAGGCTAAGCTTGAAGAACCCTGAGTACATTAGTGTGCATGATAAATCAGTAACAGCCACCCCTGAGCAGCTAACTCAATTCACCGTTATTGTTCCACTTGACCAGAAATTGAGTATGTTGTGGAGCTTCATCAAAGCAAATCTTAAGTCGAAGATTCTTGTTTTTCTTACGAGTTGCAAGCAG GTTAAGTTTGTTTTTGAGGCATTCAGGAAACTTAGACCGGGAATTCCTTTGAAATGTTTGCATGGTCGGATGAAGCAAAATGCTAGGATGCTTACATATTTACAATTTTGTGAGGAAACATCTGTTCTCTTTTCAACTGATGTGGCCTCTCGCGGACTCGATTTTTCTGCTGTGGACTGGGTGGTCCAG GCTGACTGTCCAGAAGATATTGCAACTTACATTCATAGAGTTGGCCGCACTGCTCGCTTCAAAAATACAGGGAAGTCGTTGTTGTTTCTAATGCCATCTGAGATGGAGATGCTCACAAGACTACGTGCAGTTGAACCTAAAATTCCAATTAAGTTGAGGAAG GCAAAAGAACCAGTATCCATTTCTGCATTATTGGCATCTCTACAGGTTAAATATCCTTCTATGCAGCAGTTAGCACAGAGAGCATTTGTCACATATTTGAGGTCCATAtatcataagaaagataaagaggtATTTGATGTAACCAATCTTCCTATAGAAGATTTTGCAGCATCCCTTGGTCTCTCAGTAACCCCTAAGATGAGATTCTTGAAACGCAAATTGGGTGTAAATTTGGCACCCACTGAAGCTACTCATGGCGAAAAGGGTCCACACGATGCTAAATCTATAGTTGATAACAGAAAGTTACAAGTAAATGCTTGGTCAGATGATGTAGAAGACAAAGTACTCATACCCAAGGAATCATCCTCTTTTGATATGGGAAGCGGTAAAACAGA ATTAGGAACCTGGGTGATGAATAAAAAGAAGTTGAAGATTAATCTGCACCGGCCTACTGGAACCAGAGTTAAATTTGATGATGATGGGAATGTTATGCCTCCATTAGCTGCCTTAGCTGACACGCAGACAGTTGACAGCTCTGTTCACCTTGATGCTG TTAAAGAACGGTACAATAAGCTACGAGAAGAGATGGCTATGCGAGACAAAGAGGACAAGCTTCTGCACTACAAGCGCCTACGTGAAAAACGAATAAAAGAGAAGCAAAAGCTGAAGAGACTGAAAGAGGAAGAAGGCACAGGAGATGACCAATCTGGATCAgatgaaaatgaagaaagaattcctaaaagaaacaaaatatactTTAATGACGATGACGAAGACAATGTTGTTGATAATGAGATAACGGCAGAAAAGTCAGCATGCTTGAACAAGGACTCAGCCACTTTAGCTGCACAGGAAGCCCTAGCTCTTCAACTTTTGAGATCCATGCACTCCTGA
- the LOC121989064 gene encoding probable ascorbate-specific transmembrane electron transporter 1, with the protein MAVFPGVKAALLTYAAHVLAVLAAGAVLVWCIYFRGGLAFEASNKSLIFNIHPVLMLIGFIIIGSEAIMSYKTLPWSHEVNKTIHLVLHAIALVLGAVGVYAAFKFHNESGIDNLYSLHSWIGIGTISLYGIQWIFGFVTFFFPGLSPALRRKSLPWHVLFGVFVYVLAIATAELGFLEKLTFLESSGLYKYSPEAFLVNFTALVVIFLGASVVLSAIAPANVDAPHGYTAVSEN; encoded by the exons ATGGCCGTTTTCCCCGGCGTGAAGGCTGCTCTCTTGACTTACGCCGCGCACGTCCTGGCGGTGCTGGCGGCGGGGGCGGTCCTCGTCTGGTGCATCTACTTCCGCGGCGGGCTCGCCTTCGAGGCCTCCAACAAATCCCTCATCTTCAAC ATTCACCCGGTACTTATGTTGATTGGATTTATTATAATTGGGAGTGAAG CTATTATGAGCTATAAAACTCTGCCATGGAGTCATGAAGTGAACAAAACTATCCATTTGGTTCTCCATGCAATTGCTCTTGTTCTTGGCGCTGTGGGAGTTTACGCTGCCTTCAAGTTCCACAACGAAAGTGGAATCGATAATTTGTACAGCTTGCATTCCTGGATTGGGATTGGGACAATCTCTTTATATGGCATTCAG TGGATTTTCGGATTCGTGACCTTCTTCTTTCCTGGATTGTCTCCGGCACTGAGACGTAAGTCTCTCCCATGGCACGTACTATTTGGTGTGTTCGTCTACGTACTGGCAATTGCCACTGCAGAGCTAGGGTTCTTAGAGAAGCTCACGTTTCTGGAGAGCTCAGGGCTGTACAAATATAGCCCAGAGGCATTCTTGGTGAATTTTACTGCACTGGTTGTGATATTTCTTGGAGCCTCGGTTGTGCTGTCTGCCATTGCTCCGGCGAACGTTGATGCACCACATGGTTACACTGCTGTATCAGAGAATTAG